The proteins below come from a single Piscinibacter gummiphilus genomic window:
- a CDS encoding iron ABC transporter permease, with translation MSQEERQSRLRLAVALWALSLLFVAAGLAAGSEGWSPAQTWALLQGPDGGLLIGQIRAPRTLGAWLTGALLGLGGAVAQGLFRNPLADPYLLGSASGAVLGVVVVLAASMLVGHGVSLATADVMARFGLVGAAFLGALVGVMLTLSLARGAQQTARLLLAGVVVGVLLGAVSDLVTTAAPDALRGKQAFLLGSTGFLGWGSCAVMGAGLLIVLPLGWRLSRALDALTLGEDSALSLGIALPRVRLAMVVVLALATGLAVSQAGLIAFVGLVSPHLVRRFALATHGYLLVASAATGGVLLLAADVLARSLTAPQEQPVGVLTAVLGGGYLIWLLHRRRVVA, from the coding sequence ATGTCGCAGGAAGAGCGCCAGTCCCGCCTGCGCCTGGCCGTGGCCCTCTGGGCGCTGAGCCTGCTCTTCGTGGCGGCGGGCCTTGCGGCGGGCAGCGAGGGCTGGTCGCCTGCGCAGACCTGGGCCCTGCTGCAAGGGCCCGACGGCGGCTTGCTGATCGGCCAGATCCGCGCACCGCGCACGCTCGGCGCCTGGCTCACCGGGGCGCTGCTCGGCCTCGGCGGGGCGGTGGCCCAGGGGCTCTTCCGCAACCCGCTGGCCGACCCCTACCTGCTCGGCTCGGCGTCGGGCGCGGTGCTCGGGGTGGTGGTGGTGCTGGCGGCGTCGATGCTGGTCGGGCATGGGGTGAGCCTGGCCACCGCCGACGTCATGGCGCGCTTCGGCCTCGTCGGTGCCGCGTTCCTCGGCGCGCTGGTCGGTGTGATGCTCACGCTGAGCCTCGCGCGTGGGGCGCAACAGACGGCGCGGCTTCTCCTGGCGGGCGTGGTGGTGGGCGTGCTGCTCGGCGCGGTGAGCGACCTCGTCACCACCGCAGCGCCCGATGCGCTGCGCGGCAAGCAGGCCTTCCTGCTCGGCTCCACCGGCTTCCTGGGCTGGGGCAGTTGCGCGGTGATGGGCGCAGGGCTGCTCATCGTGCTGCCGCTCGGCTGGCGCCTCTCGCGTGCGCTCGATGCCCTGACTCTCGGCGAAGACAGCGCCCTGAGCCTCGGCATCGCATTGCCACGTGTGCGGTTAGCGATGGTGGTGGTGCTGGCACTGGCGACCGGCCTGGCCGTGTCGCAGGCCGGCTTGATCGCGTTCGTGGGCCTGGTGTCGCCGCACCTGGTGCGCCGTTTTGCGCTCGCCACGCATGGCTACCTCCTCGTCGCCAGCGCCGCGACCGGCGGGGTGCTGCTGCTCGCAGCCGACGTGCTCGCGCGCAGCCTCACCGCGCCGCAGGAGCAGCCGGTGGGGGTGCTGACGGCGGTGCTCGGCGGTGGCTACCTGATCTGGCTGCTGCACCGGCGGAGGGTGGTGGCATGA
- a CDS encoding cell division protein ZapA, which produces MKQMEVTIMGQSYILGCPEGGEVSLLEAVGSVDREMSAIRDAGRVKARERIAVLAALNLAYALAERPAPAAAVAQAPAGASSVPTSNVDIDALIQRLDQALGADGQLL; this is translated from the coding sequence ATGAAGCAGATGGAAGTGACCATCATGGGGCAGAGCTACATCCTCGGCTGCCCCGAGGGCGGTGAGGTGTCGCTGCTCGAAGCCGTGGGCAGTGTCGACCGTGAAATGAGCGCCATCCGCGATGCCGGCCGCGTCAAGGCACGCGAGCGCATCGCCGTGCTGGCCGCGTTGAACCTCGCCTATGCACTGGCCGAGCGCCCGGCACCCGCCGCCGCAGTAGCACAAGCGCCTGCCGGTGCGTCAAGCGTACCCACCTCCAACGTGGACATCGACGCACTCATCCAGCGCCTCGACCAAGCCCTTGGCGCCGACGGTCAATTGCTCTGA
- a CDS encoding TonB-dependent receptor — protein MMSPVLRASALAAAARFAAPGFSLSVFALACAASHAQAPTLPPVTVTATRFPEDASRLSFSVSVLTAEQIRDSGAVTVNDALMKLLGVPGRLDFYGGGDYQLDLRGFGTTADSNQVVIVDGVRLSEADMGGTRLAGIPIDSVESIEVVRGGTASVLYGEGGTAGAIVITTKAASGKPRVAGGQGYLALGSHSLLEGRSSATVVKDGFSLDAAIDARSTDGHRRNFHSSNEGRSLVAQWRNDWLRIGARHAQDSLETGLPGALSADEYAADPTQAQPNHETDRAHVDNQRNGIFAAATFGPFQISLDAGQRNKALESVTSFTYAYTIEARNRSLRVHHHAPLGDFVNTLIAGVDDDSWTRVVPGAFSSTAEQDSRGFYLKDDIAMPWGTVLSLGLRRQSATKTSTDAPTATVDRRFNAWNVGAVQAIGQTTSLYGNVGRSFRFPNVDEIGFTAIGATLEPQTSRDAELGVRMGWATGRGDVRAYRSALRQEIGYNPTAPGPFGPGANVNLDPTVRQGVELEVRQQFAAAWLVWANAAAREARFTAGPNDGRRIALAPRRTASIGVDWKLSEAHKLGALVNTVSSQSPNFENSCTMPAYTIGNLRYAFSTEKVELGLGVNNVTDRRYYTQAYGCNSSGAPTSIYPEAGRNVVLSVRVSL, from the coding sequence ATGATGAGTCCCGTTCTGCGCGCTTCGGCATTGGCTGCCGCTGCGCGGTTCGCTGCGCCCGGCTTTTCCCTGTCGGTATTTGCCCTTGCCTGCGCTGCATCACATGCGCAGGCGCCAACCCTGCCGCCCGTCACCGTGACGGCCACCCGCTTCCCGGAAGACGCGAGCCGCCTGTCTTTCAGCGTCAGTGTGCTGACGGCCGAACAGATCCGCGACAGCGGCGCCGTCACCGTCAACGATGCGTTGATGAAACTCCTTGGCGTGCCGGGCCGGCTGGACTTCTATGGCGGCGGCGACTACCAGCTCGACCTGCGCGGCTTCGGCACCACCGCCGACTCGAATCAGGTGGTGATCGTCGACGGCGTGCGGCTCAGCGAGGCCGACATGGGCGGCACGCGCCTCGCGGGCATCCCGATCGACTCGGTGGAGAGCATCGAGGTGGTTCGAGGCGGTACCGCTTCGGTGCTGTATGGCGAAGGTGGCACGGCAGGGGCGATCGTCATCACCACCAAGGCCGCGAGTGGCAAGCCACGCGTGGCCGGCGGCCAGGGGTATTTGGCCCTGGGCAGCCACTCGCTGCTCGAGGGCCGCAGCTCGGCCACCGTCGTGAAGGACGGCTTCTCGCTCGACGCCGCGATCGACGCGCGCAGCACCGACGGCCACCGCCGCAATTTCCATTCGTCGAACGAAGGTCGCAGCCTGGTCGCGCAGTGGCGCAATGACTGGCTGCGCATCGGTGCGCGCCACGCGCAGGACTCGCTGGAGACGGGGCTGCCCGGTGCGCTCTCGGCGGACGAGTACGCCGCCGACCCGACGCAAGCCCAACCGAATCACGAGACCGACCGTGCCCACGTCGACAACCAGCGCAACGGCATCTTCGCCGCCGCCACATTCGGCCCGTTCCAGATTTCGCTCGACGCCGGCCAGCGCAACAAGGCGCTGGAGAGCGTGACGAGCTTCACCTACGCCTACACCATCGAGGCACGCAACCGCAGCCTGCGGGTGCACCACCACGCGCCCCTCGGCGACTTCGTCAACACGCTCATCGCCGGTGTCGACGACGACAGCTGGACGCGCGTCGTGCCAGGCGCCTTCAGCTCGACGGCCGAACAGGACTCGCGCGGCTTCTATCTGAAGGATGACATCGCCATGCCCTGGGGCACGGTACTTTCGCTCGGCCTGCGCCGGCAGAGCGCCACCAAGACCAGCACCGATGCGCCGACCGCCACCGTCGACCGCCGCTTCAATGCATGGAACGTCGGCGCGGTGCAGGCCATCGGCCAGACCACTTCGCTTTACGGCAACGTGGGCCGCAGCTTCCGCTTCCCGAACGTCGACGAGATCGGCTTCACCGCCATCGGCGCCACGCTGGAGCCGCAGACCTCGCGCGATGCCGAACTGGGCGTTCGCATGGGGTGGGCCACGGGCCGTGGTGACGTGCGCGCCTACCGCAGCGCCTTGCGCCAGGAGATCGGCTACAACCCCACGGCGCCTGGCCCGTTTGGCCCCGGGGCCAACGTCAACCTCGACCCGACGGTGCGCCAGGGCGTCGAACTCGAAGTCCGCCAGCAATTCGCCGCGGCCTGGCTCGTGTGGGCGAACGCCGCGGCGCGTGAGGCCAGGTTCACCGCCGGCCCAAATGACGGCCGCCGCATCGCGCTCGCGCCGCGCCGCACCGCGTCCATCGGCGTCGACTGGAAGCTGAGTGAGGCCCACAAGCTCGGGGCGCTGGTGAACACCGTGTCGTCACAATCGCCGAACTTCGAGAACAGCTGCACCATGCCGGCCTACACGATTGGCAACCTGCGTTATGCCTTCAGCACCGAGAAGGTTGAACTCGGGCTGGGTGTCAACAACGTGACCGACCGGAGGTACTACACGCAGGCGTACGGCTGCAACTCAAGCGGTGCGCCCACCTCCATCTACCCGGAGGCCGGCCGCAACGTGGTGCTTTCGGTGCGCGTCTCGCTCTGA
- a CDS encoding cell division protein ZapB produces the protein MSKIQDLADRVERLLLRHEELKRTNELLEQQVAQLTQERDNLRSRLNAARSRIDALLDRLPVDAPAGDTHNDSRNEGGRA, from the coding sequence ATGTCGAAGATCCAGGACCTTGCAGACCGCGTCGAGCGCTTGCTGCTGCGGCACGAGGAACTCAAGCGCACCAATGAGTTGCTGGAACAGCAGGTGGCGCAACTCACGCAAGAGCGCGACAACCTGCGCTCGCGGCTGAACGCGGCGCGCAGCCGCATCGACGCCCTGCTCGACCGCCTGCCGGTCGACGCGCCTGCGGGCGACACCCACAACGACAGCCGCAACGAAGGTGGCCGCGCATGA
- a CDS encoding helical backbone metal receptor: protein MRRLLVAWLLLAGLCGPALAALTLRDDRGVTHRFERHPQRIVTLLPSLTETVCALGGCGRLVGVDRFSNSPPQVRLLPNVGGLEDAQVERIAALKPDVVLAEPSARVVDRLEALGLAVVIVDAKTHADVRHALGMVAVLLGTPGEAERAWARIQRAIDEAAARVPASVRGQKVYFEVDAAPYAAGAGSFIGETLQRLHMGNVVDPSLGAFPRLNPEFIVKARPDIVMAAQRNLDEMPRRPGWASLPALQQRRSCGFGLEQYEVLVRPGPRMGEAALHLADCLAGLAGRGR, encoded by the coding sequence ATGAGGCGCCTGCTGGTGGCGTGGCTTCTGCTCGCGGGGCTGTGCGGCCCTGCGCTGGCGGCGTTGACCTTGCGAGACGATCGCGGCGTCACGCACCGCTTCGAGCGCCACCCGCAGCGCATCGTCACGCTCTTGCCCTCGTTGACGGAGACGGTGTGCGCACTCGGCGGCTGCGGGCGGCTGGTGGGGGTGGACCGCTTTTCCAACTCGCCGCCGCAGGTGCGGTTGCTGCCAAACGTGGGCGGGCTGGAAGATGCGCAGGTCGAGCGCATCGCGGCCCTCAAGCCCGACGTGGTGCTGGCCGAACCCTCGGCTCGCGTGGTGGACCGGCTCGAAGCCCTGGGCCTGGCGGTCGTGATCGTCGATGCGAAGACGCATGCCGACGTGCGGCACGCGCTCGGCATGGTGGCCGTGCTGCTCGGCACACCCGGCGAAGCCGAGCGTGCATGGGCGCGCATCCAACGCGCCATCGACGAGGCCGCCGCGCGCGTGCCGGCGAGCGTGCGCGGGCAGAAGGTGTATTTCGAGGTCGACGCCGCGCCCTATGCCGCAGGCGCCGGCTCCTTCATCGGCGAGACGCTGCAGCGGCTGCACATGGGCAACGTGGTCGACCCGTCGCTCGGCGCCTTTCCGCGCCTCAACCCGGAATTCATCGTCAAGGCGCGGCCCGACATCGTCATGGCCGCGCAGCGCAACCTCGACGAGATGCCGCGCCGCCCCGGCTGGGCCAGCCTGCCGGCCTTGCAGCAGCGGCGCAGCTGCGGCTTCGGCCTCGAGCAGTACGAGGTGCTGGTGCGCCCCGGCCCCCGCATGGGCGAGGCGGCGCTGCACCTGGCCGACTGCCTGGCCGGTCTGGCCGGAAGGGGCCGTTGA
- a CDS encoding ABC transporter ATP-binding protein → MSGLHAERLTVQLGKATVLHDVTLAVPSGWTAIVGPNGAGKSTLLRCLAGLLTPRSGEVRLDGRPLARHTPRERAQRIAWLAQQGEATGELSSREVVQLGRLPQLGLFAEPGPRDHAIVQQAMADAECEAWAERRLHELSGGERQRVLLARALAVDAPFLLLDEPTTHLDPPHQVALVRLFQRLARERTVVSVLHDLSLALQADHLVVMQAGRVRAVGPAGDDEVHARLQEVFGHALRIERIGERFVAIPYLD, encoded by the coding sequence ATGAGTGGCTTGCACGCCGAACGGCTCACCGTCCAGCTCGGCAAGGCGACGGTGTTGCACGACGTGACGCTCGCCGTGCCCAGCGGCTGGACTGCCATCGTCGGCCCCAACGGTGCCGGCAAGTCGACGCTCCTGCGCTGCCTCGCCGGCCTGCTCACGCCACGGTCGGGCGAGGTGCGCCTTGACGGGCGGCCGCTCGCCCGCCATACGCCGCGAGAGCGTGCCCAGCGCATCGCCTGGCTCGCGCAGCAGGGCGAGGCCACCGGCGAGCTGAGCTCGCGCGAGGTGGTGCAGCTCGGCCGCCTGCCGCAGCTCGGACTCTTCGCCGAGCCGGGCCCGCGCGATCACGCAATCGTGCAGCAGGCGATGGCCGACGCCGAATGCGAAGCCTGGGCCGAGCGGCGCCTGCATGAACTCTCGGGGGGCGAACGGCAGCGGGTGCTGCTGGCGCGCGCCCTCGCGGTCGATGCGCCGTTCCTCCTGCTCGACGAGCCCACCACCCACCTCGACCCGCCGCACCAGGTGGCTCTGGTGCGGCTCTTCCAGCGGCTGGCGCGCGAGCGCACGGTGGTGAGCGTGCTGCACGACCTGTCGCTTGCATTGCAGGCCGACCACCTGGTGGTGATGCAGGCCGGGCGGGTGAGGGCGGTGGGCCCCGCGGGCGACGACGAAGTGCATGCAAGGCTGCAGGAGGTGTTCGGCCACGCGCTGCGCATCGAGCGCATCGGCGAGCGTTTTGTTGCGATCCCCTACCTCGATTGA
- the cbiB gene encoding adenosylcobinamide-phosphate synthase CbiB, giving the protein MTRIGAPLTHNPAAPTSTMLPATPSAPLSAALVLALALVLAWALDAFFGEPRNPLHPIAWLGKLLWPLGCRLRVLPQAAAFWGGALSWIVLAGGAAGLAWWLQKQLLGAAWWWSIPVLALLLKPMFAWRMLRDEVIAFEDSLALGLEPARERLSQLVSRDLSDFDEDTLRETAIETLAENLNDSVIAPLFWFAIFGLPGAVLYRVANTMDAMWGYRGVWEWAGKWSARADDVLSWLPARLTALSLYPAWRAASWRSLRRQAGRTPSPNGGWAMGAMALRLGVRLAKPGVYVLNETGAAPSSRNMVQALGFATMAAWAAMVLTVLSWVARAV; this is encoded by the coding sequence TTGACGCGCATCGGCGCGCCGCTGACGCACAATCCCGCCGCACCGACCTCGACGATGCTGCCCGCCACACCTTCTGCACCGCTGTCTGCCGCTCTCGTCCTTGCCCTCGCGCTCGTCCTCGCCTGGGCCCTTGACGCCTTCTTTGGCGAACCCCGCAACCCCCTGCATCCCATCGCCTGGCTCGGCAAGCTGCTGTGGCCGCTCGGCTGCCGGCTGCGCGTGCTGCCGCAGGCGGCGGCGTTCTGGGGTGGGGCGCTCTCGTGGATCGTGCTGGCCGGCGGTGCGGCCGGGCTGGCGTGGTGGTTGCAGAAGCAACTGCTCGGCGCGGCGTGGTGGTGGTCGATCCCGGTGCTGGCGCTGCTGCTCAAGCCGATGTTCGCCTGGCGCATGCTGCGCGACGAGGTGATCGCCTTCGAAGACAGCCTGGCGCTCGGCCTGGAGCCGGCGCGTGAGCGCCTGTCGCAACTCGTCAGCCGCGACCTGAGCGACTTCGATGAAGACACGCTGCGCGAAACCGCCATCGAGACGCTCGCCGAGAACCTCAACGATTCGGTCATCGCGCCGCTCTTCTGGTTCGCGATCTTCGGCCTGCCCGGCGCGGTGCTCTACCGCGTGGCCAACACCATGGATGCGATGTGGGGCTACCGCGGCGTGTGGGAATGGGCGGGCAAGTGGTCGGCGCGGGCCGACGACGTGCTGTCGTGGCTGCCCGCGCGCCTTACCGCGCTGAGCCTCTACCCGGCGTGGCGGGCGGCCAGCTGGCGTTCGCTCAGGCGGCAGGCCGGGCGCACCCCGTCGCCCAACGGCGGCTGGGCCATGGGCGCGATGGCGCTGCGCCTTGGCGTGCGGCTGGCCAAGCCGGGGGTCTACGTGCTCAACGAGACCGGCGCCGCGCCGTCGTCGCGCAACATGGTGCAGGCGCTGGGCTTTGCCACCATGGCCGCCTGGGCGGCGATGGTGCTCACCGTGTTGTCGTGGGTAGCGAGGGCCGTGTGA
- a CDS encoding MFS transporter, whose protein sequence is MSGFKSFLKTGHAPTLFASFLYFDFCFAIWVLNGAMAPFISESFQLTAAQKGFMVSVPILAGALMRFPLGVLAQYIGRKNAAMVEMTLIVLALAFGYFFVNSYDSVLAMGVLLGIAGASFGVALSLGSGWFPPKYKGLAMGIAGAGNSGTVLAVLFAPPLATKFGWSAVYGLAACTMLLPMAVMWFAAKEPPDREHQTFREHIACLFEKDGWAFSLIYIVTFGGFIGLASFLPTYFYDQFKVTKVEAGQLTMLATLMGSAVRVVGGYISDRIGGINTLSGVLVLVAGTLVLCGLAGNSVAITTLLFMLCFAALGAGNGALFQLVPLRWPLSTAVAGSMIGEVGALGGGFLPNAMGQSKQYAGTYLWGFVSFAVLALAMLVMLRWVQIRWTRTWAEKGGRARPAPIASPSAAGKATSTPAMR, encoded by the coding sequence GTGTCTGGATTCAAGAGCTTCCTGAAGACGGGGCATGCCCCCACCCTCTTCGCCTCATTCCTCTACTTCGACTTCTGCTTCGCGATCTGGGTGCTGAACGGGGCGATGGCGCCCTTCATCAGCGAATCGTTCCAGCTCACGGCCGCGCAGAAGGGCTTCATGGTGTCGGTGCCGATCCTCGCCGGCGCGCTGATGCGGTTTCCGCTCGGCGTGCTGGCGCAGTACATCGGCCGCAAGAACGCCGCGATGGTGGAGATGACCCTCATCGTGCTGGCACTCGCCTTCGGCTACTTCTTCGTCAACAGCTACGACAGCGTGCTTGCGATGGGGGTGCTGCTTGGCATTGCCGGTGCGAGCTTCGGTGTGGCGTTGTCGCTCGGCTCGGGCTGGTTCCCGCCCAAGTACAAGGGTCTTGCAATGGGCATCGCCGGTGCCGGCAATTCGGGCACCGTGCTCGCGGTGCTGTTCGCGCCTCCGCTCGCCACCAAGTTCGGCTGGTCCGCCGTCTACGGGCTGGCGGCCTGCACGATGCTGCTGCCGATGGCCGTGATGTGGTTTGCCGCCAAGGAGCCGCCGGATCGCGAGCACCAGACCTTCCGCGAGCACATCGCCTGCCTGTTCGAGAAGGACGGCTGGGCCTTCAGCCTGATCTACATCGTCACCTTCGGTGGCTTCATCGGGCTTGCGAGCTTCCTGCCGACGTACTTCTACGACCAGTTCAAGGTCACCAAGGTCGAGGCGGGGCAACTCACCATGCTGGCCACGCTGATGGGCTCCGCAGTGCGTGTGGTGGGGGGCTACATCTCGGATCGCATCGGCGGCATCAACACGCTGAGCGGCGTGCTGGTGCTGGTGGCCGGCACGCTGGTGCTGTGCGGCCTCGCAGGCAACTCGGTCGCGATCACCACGCTGCTCTTCATGTTGTGCTTCGCGGCACTCGGCGCGGGCAACGGTGCCCTGTTCCAGCTGGTGCCGCTGCGCTGGCCTCTCTCCACGGCAGTGGCGGGGTCGATGATCGGCGAGGTGGGCGCGCTCGGTGGCGGCTTCCTGCCCAATGCGATGGGCCAGTCCAAGCAGTACGCCGGCACCTACCTCTGGGGCTTCGTGTCGTTTGCCGTGCTGGCGCTTGCGATGCTCGTGATGCTGCGCTGGGTGCAGATCCGCTGGACGCGCACGTGGGCCGAAAAAGGCGGCCGCGCCAGGCCCGCGCCCATCGCCTCGCCTAGCGCGGCAGGAAAAGCAACCAGTACACCAGCAATGCGTTGA
- a CDS encoding diguanylate cyclase yields the protein MTDIHQQALSARADQAHALTTALGLAPQAWGVVAMSLLDRAEAMFAIKEAATGRYVHANPRMQALFGRSADGLVDEEWVDPQACAALRTADQSAMVVTVPQVSEHRLELGGVRREFSVTRLALPSADGGAAKYLCCIWQDLTPQRQAETQLQLALRQLEEQQQANETLRREMQDHGLRDSVTGLYQRGHFDDQLRREVDLSSREHREFALVSVALDPLGEAARASGSEGRKRVLEALGRLLRSNTRAMDASCRLSEDRFAVLLSGVGLATAHARMEGLRRQCATQLVMLNGQDLGFTVSMGVASFPHTAHTQEDLLQAADTALSQAQKRGGNHVTLASIRFEA from the coding sequence ATGACCGACATCCACCAGCAGGCACTGTCTGCGCGTGCCGATCAGGCGCACGCCCTGACGACTGCGCTTGGCCTCGCCCCGCAAGCCTGGGGCGTGGTGGCCATGAGCCTGCTGGACCGTGCCGAGGCGATGTTCGCCATCAAGGAAGCGGCCACCGGCCGCTACGTGCACGCGAACCCACGCATGCAGGCCCTCTTCGGCCGCAGCGCTGACGGGCTCGTCGACGAGGAATGGGTCGACCCGCAAGCCTGCGCAGCGCTGCGCACCGCCGACCAGTCGGCGATGGTCGTGACCGTCCCGCAGGTCAGCGAGCATCGGCTGGAACTCGGCGGCGTTCGCCGGGAGTTCTCGGTCACTCGGCTGGCCTTGCCCTCGGCCGATGGTGGTGCCGCCAAATACCTCTGCTGCATCTGGCAGGACCTCACGCCCCAGCGGCAGGCCGAAACGCAGCTTCAACTGGCCCTGCGCCAGCTCGAAGAGCAGCAGCAGGCCAACGAGACCCTGCGCCGCGAGATGCAGGACCACGGCCTGCGCGACAGCGTCACCGGCCTCTACCAGCGTGGCCATTTCGACGACCAACTGCGCCGCGAGGTCGACCTGTCGTCACGCGAGCACCGCGAGTTCGCGCTCGTGTCGGTGGCGCTCGATCCTCTGGGCGAGGCGGCCCGCGCCTCGGGCAGCGAGGGGCGCAAGCGTGTGCTGGAAGCGCTCGGCCGCCTCCTGCGCAGCAACACCCGTGCGATGGATGCCTCGTGCCGGCTCAGTGAAGACCGTTTTGCGGTGCTGCTGTCAGGTGTGGGCCTGGCCACCGCGCATGCACGCATGGAAGGTCTGCGCCGCCAGTGCGCCACCCAGCTCGTGATGCTGAACGGCCAGGACCTCGGTTTCACGGTCTCGATGGGCGTGGCGAGCTTTCCGCACACCGCTCATACGCAGGAAGATTTGCTGCAGGCCGCCGACACCGCCCTGTCACAGGCGCAAAAGCGCGGCGGCAACCACGTCACGCTGGCCAGCATCAGGTTTGAGGCCTGA
- a CDS encoding EVE domain-containing protein, with amino-acid sequence MAKQQYWLMKSEPSECSIDDLAAAKKQTVPWFGVRNYQARNYMRDQMQVGDGVLFYHSSCPEPGIVGLATVSSTAYPDETQFDKKSHYYDEKSTREEPRWMLVDVTLDRKTRLLSLPELREAPELADMIILKKGNRLSITPVTAAEWKAVLKRLG; translated from the coding sequence ATGGCAAAACAACAATACTGGCTCATGAAGAGTGAGCCGAGTGAATGCTCCATTGACGATCTCGCCGCCGCCAAGAAGCAGACTGTGCCTTGGTTCGGCGTGCGCAACTACCAGGCGCGCAACTACATGCGCGACCAGATGCAGGTCGGTGATGGCGTGCTGTTCTATCACTCGTCGTGCCCGGAGCCGGGCATCGTGGGCCTGGCCACCGTGTCGAGCACGGCTTACCCCGACGAAACCCAGTTCGACAAGAAGAGCCACTACTACGACGAGAAGTCCACGCGCGAAGAACCTCGCTGGATGCTGGTCGACGTGACGCTCGATCGCAAGACGCGGCTGCTGTCGCTGCCCGAGTTGCGCGAAGCGCCTGAACTGGCCGACATGATCATCCTGAAGAAGGGCAACCGCCTTTCGATCACGCCGGTGACGGCGGCCGAGTGGAAGGCTGTGTTGAAGCGGCTCGGCTGA
- a CDS encoding bifunctional adenosylcobinamide kinase/adenosylcobinamide-phosphate guanylyltransferase → MTTVVSSVELILGGQRSGKSRCAEERARAWLAQPGHEAVLLATAQAHDAEMRERIARHRVDRAARAPGVSTEEVPCALPEALRRLGAPHRLLVVDCLTLWLTNLLMPMHGAPLDDGAWEARLQALCDALSIAPGPVVLVSNEIGLGVSPLSPEARRFVDALGQLHQAVARIASRVTLMVAGLEVNVKGPA, encoded by the coding sequence CTGACCACCGTGGTCTCGTCGGTCGAACTCATCCTCGGCGGGCAGCGCAGCGGCAAGTCGCGCTGCGCCGAAGAGCGCGCGCGAGCCTGGCTCGCACAGCCAGGGCACGAAGCCGTGCTGCTGGCCACGGCGCAGGCGCACGATGCCGAGATGCGCGAGCGCATCGCCCGACACCGTGTCGACCGGGCGGCGCGTGCCCCAGGGGTGTCGACCGAGGAGGTGCCCTGCGCGCTGCCCGAGGCGTTGCGCAGGCTTGGCGCGCCGCATCGGCTGCTCGTGGTGGACTGCCTGACCCTGTGGCTCACCAACCTCCTGATGCCCATGCATGGCGCACCGCTGGACGACGGCGCTTGGGAGGCACGGCTCCAGGCGCTGTGCGATGCGCTGAGCATCGCCCCCGGCCCCGTGGTGCTCGTGTCCAACGAAATCGGCCTCGGCGTGTCGCCGCTGTCGCCCGAGGCGCGGCGCTTCGTCGATGCGCTGGGGCAGTTGCACCAGGCGGTGGCCAGAATCGCGAGCCGGGTCACGCTCATGGTGGCGGGCCTGGAAGTGAACGTGAAGGGCCCGGCATGA